A window of the Gossypium hirsutum isolate 1008001.06 chromosome A05, Gossypium_hirsutum_v2.1, whole genome shotgun sequence genome harbors these coding sequences:
- the LOC107962194 gene encoding transcription factor MYB114, which produces MTNLRSHSSSNHYRLSNHTNPILETIIGVKKERPASSKRSQINKGAWTSEEDTKLAEVIAVHGAKSWNTIASKAGLKRCGKSCRLRWMNYLRPNIKRGNISEQEEDLILRLHKLLGNRWSLIAGRLPGRTDNEIKNYWNSHLSKKIKQKEKQGCKDEKRLVENGKEELREENTCAAGGEDSNISFDVDEFFDFSDEKFEWINR; this is translated from the exons ATGACTAACCTACGTTCCCACAGCTCTTCAAACCACTACCGACTTTCTAATCATACAAACCCAATACTTGAAACAATAATTGGCGTTAAAAAGGAAAGACCTGCGTCCTCTAAGAGATCACAAATCAACAAGGGAGCATGGACGTCAGAAGAAGATACAAAATTGGCTGAGGTTATTGCAGTTCATGGTGCTAAAAGTTGGAACACTATTGCAAGCAAAGCAG GTTTGAAGAGGTGTGGTAAAAGTTGCAGGCTGAGATGGATGAATTATCTGAGGCCTAATATTAAGAGAGGAAATATATCAGAGCAAGAAGAGGACTTGATCCTTAGGCTTCACAAACTCCTTGGAAACAGGTGGTCTTTGATTGCGGGAAGATTACCAGGAAGAACAGATAACGAGATCAAGAACTACTGGAATTCTCATTTGAGCAAGAAAATAAAGCAGAAAGAGAAACAAGGCTGCAAAGATGAAAAGAGATTAGTGGAGAATGGCAAAGAGGAATTGAGAGAAGAGAATACATGTGCAGCAGGAGGTGAGGACTCAAATATCAGCTTCGATGTGGatgaattctttgatttctcGGATGAGAAATTTGAGTGGATAAACAGATGA